The proteins below are encoded in one region of Equus przewalskii isolate Varuska chromosome 1, EquPr2, whole genome shotgun sequence:
- the KAZALD1 gene encoding kazal-type serine protease inhibitor domain-containing protein 1, with product MPQPPAATLALPLLLLLLVVRTPPPTGARPSPGPDYLRRGWLRLLAEGEGCAPCRPEECAAPRGCLAGRVRDACGCCWECANLEGQLCDLDPSAHFYGRCGEQLECQLDTGGDLSRGEVPEPLCACRSQRPLCGSDGRTYAQICRLQEAARARPDANLTVAHLGPCESEPQIVLHPYDIWNVTGQDVIFGCEVFAYPMASIEWRKDGLDIQLPGDDPHISVQFRGGPQRFEVTGWLQIQSVRPSDEGTYRCLARNALGQVEAPASLTVLTPDQLNSTGIPQLPSLHLVPEEEAESEDSEDYY from the exons ATGCCACAGCCGCCCGCAGCTACCTTGGCGCTGCCCCTGCTACTGCTACTGCTGGTGGTGCGGACGCCGCCCCCGACTGGCGCGCGGCCGTCCCCAGGCCCCGATTACCTGCGGCGTGGCTGGCTGCGGCTGCTGGCGGAGGGCGAGGGCTGCGCTCCCTGCCGGCCAGAGGAGTGCGCCGCGCCAAGGGGCTGCCTGGCCGGCCGGGTGCGCGACGCGTGCGGTTGCTGCTGGGAATGCGCCAACCTCGAGGGCCAGCTCTGCGACCTGGACCCCAGCGCCCACTTCTACGGGCGCTGCGGTGAGCAGCTTGAGTGCCAGTTGGACACAGGCGGCGACCTGAGCCGCGGAGAGGTGCCGGAGCCGTTGTGTGCCTGCCGCTCACAGCGCCCGCTCTGCGGTTCCGACGGCCGCACCTACGCGCAGATCTGCCGCCTGCAGGAAGCCGCCCGAGCTCGGCCCGACGCCAACCTCACTGTTGCGCACCTGGGGCCCTGCGAATCTG AGCCCCAGATCGTGTTGCACCCATATGACATTTGGAATGTGACCGGGCAGGATGTGATCTTTGGCTGTGAGGTGTTTGCCTACCCCATGGCCTCCATCGAATGGAGGAAGGATGGCCTGGACATTCAGCTGCCAGGGGATGACCCTCACATCTCTGTGCAG TTTAGGGGTGGACCCCAGAGGTTTGAGGTGACGGGCTGGCTGCAGATCCAGTCTGTGCGTCCCAGCGATGAGGGCACCTACCGCTGCCTGGCCCGCAATGCTCTGGGCCAGGTTGAGGCCCCGGCTAGCTTGACAGTTCTCACACCGG ACCAGCTGAACTCCACAGGCATCCCCCAGCTGCCATCCCTGCACCTGGTTcctgaggaggaggctgagagtgAAGACAGCGAGGATTACTACTAG